A genome region from Oncorhynchus masou masou isolate Uvic2021 chromosome 14, UVic_Omas_1.1, whole genome shotgun sequence includes the following:
- the LOC135554193 gene encoding myocardin-related transcription factor A-like isoform X2, with amino-acid sequence MEAQAGEEPGPSGSAPASSDSAPSPHSEAVTNELQELSLQPAPNLLPLRDRKNVLQLKLQQRRTREELVSQGIMPPLKSPAAFHEQRRSLERARTEDYLKRKIRSRPERSELVRMHILEETSVEPSLQAKQLQLKRARLADDLNDKISHRPGPMELIHKNILPVHSSIKQAIIETDFPKVAGEISSFDEDSSDTLSPEQPIGQESPLGHGPLPSPPDVLACNSTPTQFLTQVPPPPPPLPPFHGPCQPVKLSNGTAVLRTAPVLIKSQPKPTSERPLQRSKKPKDNKPKVRKLKYHQYIPPDQKADHEPPPQLDSTYAKILHQQQLFLQLQILNQQQQHYNYHTILPAPPKPLTDQPPPTNGPSPSPAVPASSTSSSSQSAPSRQNVTHVGGATPGCLPPNLDDLKVAELKHELKLRSLPVSGTKNDLIERLRNYQAQQNSRGGGSATTTTAGGATGPWAGASKTNHPTQQQQKQLLKQQQQQLSQQQALSSVVHQSGDAGVVTLATFPFMTTAPQQIMHFGSTSSSPPVSPAPSDRSLAGMSPDEPSCNGDSFGEMVSSPLTQLSLHPSPQHCGTIKEELSGSAPTACQFSMAALQKRLQVAPPSVNKDQMLQEKDKQIEALTCMLRQKQRLVETLRVQLEQGKRGGRDAPPEPLSLVRVKEEPPDIPSIPSTFCPIACSPTPSQCHMEVTKMTIKQEVGDVEEAVEPSLEAPPQQVQLEKIQAQQLEQLKVQQTQQINALQLAQQQALQQLLLQQNQQNLQKHRSQQRKKKSHKQQLKQQQQLLSQQQQQIQSKNQQLLQSKHQHQQILQAQQQQQQLKSQQVSQMFLNQQSRSTTSFPLDLLKTHSTPTLVTDSNGNHFLIALTNHCAESHGSDMPQGTPQGKASNRIILQRLQSTPTKLPSQSPLQLSSSDTQSKPKTQPGLVKQPTRKGQKAGLQMSTNHSPGVALSFSAPPNLQPFFPNDDSSPSEKDTSPSPPAQTEDLSPGLDHEPLFSPPSPKQTPSPNPPDDKDNGSTQHMDDLFDILIQTGEISATFKPAPDPSLARLRPNTPSPSHSQAPSPLQLQLHFSPSTPHEPETHQPDQGEEEELQAPATHHQVVSHTGSGRLEDFLESTTGKPLLGVEPGGPLTLIDDLHNQMLSTPSILDHTSSPMDTYELSGYTANPPGLDFGDHALDSMDWLDITMGGASNEIAGLAPLGPLGPHTPPSVFSADFLDSSDLQLHWDACL; translated from the exons TGCTCCAGCTCAAACTCCAGCAGAGACGGACCCGTGAGGAGCTGGTCAGTCAGGGGATCATGCCAC cgctGAAAAGTCCAGCTGCCTTCCACGAACAGAGACGAAGTTTAGAGCGAGCGCGG aCTGAAGACTACCTAAAGAGGAAGATCCGAAGTCGGCCGGAGAGGTCGGAGCTGGTCAGGATGCACATTCTGGAGG AGACGTCGGTGGAACCCTCCCTCCAGGCAAAACAACTGCAGCTGAAGAGGGCCCGTCTGGCTGACGACCTCAACGACAAGATCTCCCACCGGCCCGGCCCCATGGAGCTCATTCACAAGAACATCCTGCCTGTACACAGCAGCATCAAACAAGCTATCATAG AGACAGACTTCCCCAAGGTTGCTGGGGAGATATCCTCCTTTGATGAGGACAGTAGTGATACTCTCTCTCCTGAGCAGCCCATTGGTCAGGAGTCTCCGCTGGGCCACggccctctgccctctccccccGACGTCCTAGCTTGCAACAGCACCCCCACACAGTTTCTCACTCAggttcctccaccacctcctcctcttcctcccttccatgGGCCCTGCCAACCAGTGAAGTTGAGCAATGGGACAGCAGTTCTGAGAACCgcccctgtactgatcaag TCCCAGCCAAAGCCCACCTCAGAGCGCCCCCTTCAGCGATCCAAGAAGCCCAAGGACAACAAGCCCAAGGTGAGGAAGCTGAAGTACCACCAGTACATCCCCCCGGACCAGAAGGCCGACCACGAGCCGCCCCCTCAGCTGGACTCCACCTACGCCAAGATCCTCCACCAGCAGCAGCTCTTTCTCCAGCTGCAGATCCTCAACCAGCAGCAGCAACACTATAACTACCACACCATCCTTCCTGCACCACccaa ACCACTAACAGATCAACCACCTCCCACCAAtggcccctctccttctccggcCGTGCCCGCTTCCTCGACATCCTCCTCCAGTCAAAGTGCACCAAGCCGGCAGAATGTCACACATGTGGGAGGGGCCACACCAGGTTGTTTGCCTCCTAACCTGGATGACCTGAAG GTGGCTGAACTGAAGCATGAGCTCAAACTGCGGAGCTTGCCTGTATCAGGCACCAAGAATGACCTCATCGAGCGGTTGAGGAACTACCAGGCTCAGCAGAACAGTCGGGGTGGTGGTAGTGCAACAACTACAACAGCAGGGGGTGCCACAGGGCCCTGGGCCGGAGCTTCCAAAACCAACCacccaacacaacaacaacaaaaacaactactaaaacagcagcaacaacaacttTCCCAACAGCAGGCCCTGTCGTCTGTGGTCCACCAATCAGGAGATGCAGGTGTGGTAACCTTGGCAACCTTCCCGTTCATGACCACTGCTCCACAGCAGATCATGCACTTTGGCAGCACTAGCTCCTCCCCGCCAGTCTCTCCTGCCCCCTCGGACCGCTCGCTAGCTGGGATGAGCCCAGACGAGCCGAGCTGTAATGGAGACTCATTTGGGGAGATG GTAAGCTCTCCCCTCACCCAGCTaagcctccatccctccccacaGCACTGTGGCACTATCAAAGAGGAGTTGAGTGGCTCGGCCCCAACAGCCTGCCAATTCTCCATGGCTGCTCTGCAGAAACGCCTGCAAGTAGCACCCCCGTCTGTGAACAAGGACCAGATGCTGCAGGAGAAGGACAAGCAGATCGAGGCGCTGACGTGCATGCTAAGACAGAAACAGCGGCTGGTGGAGACCCTGCGCGTCCAGCTGGAACAAGGCAAGAGAGGGGGCCGGGATGCCCCCCCAGAACCCCTGAGCCTTGTCAGGGTGAAGGAAGAGCCCCCAGACATCCCCAGCATCCCCTCCACATTTTGCCCCATTGCCTGCTCCCCGACACCTTCCCAGTGCCACATGGAGGTCACCAAGATGACCATCAAGCAGGAGGTCGGGGATGTGGAAGAGGCCGTAGAGCCGTCCTTGGAAGCCCCACCTCAGCAGGTGCAGCTGGAGAAGATCCAGGCACAGCAGCTGGAGCAGCTGAAGGTGCAGCAGACACAGCAGATCAACGCGCTGCAGCTGGCACAGCAGCAGGCCCTGCAGCAGCTGCTCCTACAGCAGAACCAGCAGAATCTGCAGAAACACCGCTCACAGCAGAGGAAGAAGAAGTCCCACAAGCAACAACTCAAGCAGCAGCAACAGCTACTCTCCCAACAACAACAGCAGATACAATCAAAGAACCAACAGCTGTTACAGTCAAAGCATCAACATCAGCAGATATTGCaggcacaacaacaacagcagcagctgaAGTCACAACAG GTGTCTCAGATGTTCCTCAATCAACAGTCGCGCTCCACCACTTCCTTCCCCTTGGATCTCCTCAAGACACACTCCACACCTACCCTGGTGACTGACAGCAACGGCAACCATTTCCTCATCGCACTAACCAATCACTGTGCCGAGAGCCACGGGAGTGATATGCCACAAGGCACTCCACAGGGCAAAGCATCCAATCGCATCATACTGCAG AGACTGCAGTCAACTCCCACCAAGCTGCCCAGTCAATCCCCTCTTCAGTTGTCCAGCAGTGACACCCAATCAAAACCGAAAACTCAACCAGGCCTCGTGAAACAGCCAACCAGAAAG GGACAGAAGGCGGGGCTGCAGATGTCAACCAATCACTCCCCAGGggtcgctctctccttctctgccccGCCCAATCTCCAGCCTTTCTTCCCCAATGATGACTCCTCCCCTTCTGAAAAagacacctccccctctcctccagctcaAACG GAGGATTTGAGTCCAGGTCTTGACCATGAACCCCTGTTCAGCCCTCCTTCTCCCAAACAGACGCCCTCCCCTAACCCACCGGATGACAAG GATAATGGATCCACCCAGCATATGGACGACCTCTTCGACATCCTGATTCAGACAGGAG aaaTCTCAGCAACCTTCAAACCAGCGCCCGACCCTTCCCTGGCGCGATTGCGCCCCAACACCCCTTCCCCTTCCCACTCTCaggccccctcccctctccagctGCAACTCCACTTCTCGCCCTCCACCCCACACGAACCCGAGACCCACCAGCCAGAccaaggggaggaggaggagctgcagGCGCCTGCCACCCATCATCAGGTTGTAAGCCACACTGGAAGTGGACGTCTGGAGGACTTCTTGGAGAGCACCACGGGCAAACCCCTCCTGGGGGTGGAGCCTGGCGGGCCCCTGACCCTGATTGACGACCTTCACAATCAAATGCTAAGCACCCCCAGCATCCTGGACCACACATCCTCGCCCATGGACACCTATGAGCTGTCGGGCTACACGGCCAACCCCCCTGGCCTGGACTTCGGAGACCATGCCCTGGACAGCATGGATTGGCTGGATATCACCATGGGAGGAGCGAGCAACGAGATTGCAGGGCTCGCCCCACTGGGTCCCTTGGGCCCCCACACTCCCCCTAGCGTCTTCTCAGCAGACTTTCTGGACAGTTCAGACCTGCAGCTCCACTGGGACGCCTGCTTATAG
- the LOC135554193 gene encoding myocardin-related transcription factor A-like isoform X4, translating into MEAQAGEEPGPSGSAPASSDSAPSPHSEAVTNELQELSLQPAPNLLPLRDRKNVLQLKLQQRRTREELVSQGIMPPLKSPAAFHEQRRSLERARTEDYLKRKIRSRPERSELVRMHILEDHVPDGCWLANPLCAVCSETSVEPSLQAKQLQLKRARLADDLNDKISHRPGPMELIHKNILPVHSSIKQAIIETDFPKVAGEISSFDEDSSDTLSPEQPIGQESPLGHGPLPSPPDVLACNSTPTQFLTQVPPPPPPLPPFHGPCQPVKLSNGTAVLRTAPVLIKSQPKPTSERPLQRSKKPKDNKPKVRKLKYHQYIPPDQKADHEPPPQLDSTYAKILHQQQLFLQLQILNQQQQHYNYHTILPAPPKPLTDQPPPTNGPSPSPAVPASSTSSSSQSAPSRQNVTHVGGATPGCLPPNLDDLKVAELKHELKLRSLPVSGTKNDLIERLRNYQAQQNSRGGGSATTTTAGGATGPWAGASKTNHPTQQQQKQLLKQQQQQLSQQQALSSVVHQSGDAGVVTLATFPFMTTAPQQIMHFGSTSSSPPVSPAPSDRSLAGMSPDEPSCNGDSFGEMVSSPLTQLSLHPSPQHCGTIKEELSGSAPTACQFSMAALQKRLQVAPPSVNKDQMLQEKDKQIEALTCMLRQKQRLVETLRVQLEQGKRGGRDAPPEPLSLVRVKEEPPDIPSIPSTFCPIACSPTPSQCHMEVTKMTIKQEVGDVEEAVEPSLEAPPQQVQLEKIQAQQLEQLKVQQTQQINALQLAQQQALQQLLLQQNQQNLQKHRSQQRKKKSHKQQLKQQQQLLSQQQQQIQSKNQQLLQSKHQHQQILQAQQQQQQLKSQQVSQMFLNQQSRSTTSFPLDLLKTHSTPTLVTDSNGNHFLIALTNHCAESHGSDMPQGTPQGKASNRIILQRLQSTPTKLPSQSPLQLSSSDTQSKPKTQPGLVKQPTRKGQKAGLQMSTNHSPGVALSFSAPPNLQPFFPNDDSSPSEKDTSPSPPAQTEDLSPGLDHEPLFSPPSPKQTPSPNPPDDKWLVQDLLFSLCLAPRIMDPPSIWTTSSTS; encoded by the exons TGCTCCAGCTCAAACTCCAGCAGAGACGGACCCGTGAGGAGCTGGTCAGTCAGGGGATCATGCCAC cgctGAAAAGTCCAGCTGCCTTCCACGAACAGAGACGAAGTTTAGAGCGAGCGCGG aCTGAAGACTACCTAAAGAGGAAGATCCGAAGTCGGCCGGAGAGGTCGGAGCTGGTCAGGATGCACATTCTGGAGG ATCACGTGCCTGATGGTTGTTGGCTGGCTAACCcgctgtgtgctgtgtgttcaGAGACGTCGGTGGAACCCTCCCTCCAGGCAAAACAACTGCAGCTGAAGAGGGCCCGTCTGGCTGACGACCTCAACGACAAGATCTCCCACCGGCCCGGCCCCATGGAGCTCATTCACAAGAACATCCTGCCTGTACACAGCAGCATCAAACAAGCTATCATAG AGACAGACTTCCCCAAGGTTGCTGGGGAGATATCCTCCTTTGATGAGGACAGTAGTGATACTCTCTCTCCTGAGCAGCCCATTGGTCAGGAGTCTCCGCTGGGCCACggccctctgccctctccccccGACGTCCTAGCTTGCAACAGCACCCCCACACAGTTTCTCACTCAggttcctccaccacctcctcctcttcctcccttccatgGGCCCTGCCAACCAGTGAAGTTGAGCAATGGGACAGCAGTTCTGAGAACCgcccctgtactgatcaag TCCCAGCCAAAGCCCACCTCAGAGCGCCCCCTTCAGCGATCCAAGAAGCCCAAGGACAACAAGCCCAAGGTGAGGAAGCTGAAGTACCACCAGTACATCCCCCCGGACCAGAAGGCCGACCACGAGCCGCCCCCTCAGCTGGACTCCACCTACGCCAAGATCCTCCACCAGCAGCAGCTCTTTCTCCAGCTGCAGATCCTCAACCAGCAGCAGCAACACTATAACTACCACACCATCCTTCCTGCACCACccaa ACCACTAACAGATCAACCACCTCCCACCAAtggcccctctccttctccggcCGTGCCCGCTTCCTCGACATCCTCCTCCAGTCAAAGTGCACCAAGCCGGCAGAATGTCACACATGTGGGAGGGGCCACACCAGGTTGTTTGCCTCCTAACCTGGATGACCTGAAG GTGGCTGAACTGAAGCATGAGCTCAAACTGCGGAGCTTGCCTGTATCAGGCACCAAGAATGACCTCATCGAGCGGTTGAGGAACTACCAGGCTCAGCAGAACAGTCGGGGTGGTGGTAGTGCAACAACTACAACAGCAGGGGGTGCCACAGGGCCCTGGGCCGGAGCTTCCAAAACCAACCacccaacacaacaacaacaaaaacaactactaaaacagcagcaacaacaacttTCCCAACAGCAGGCCCTGTCGTCTGTGGTCCACCAATCAGGAGATGCAGGTGTGGTAACCTTGGCAACCTTCCCGTTCATGACCACTGCTCCACAGCAGATCATGCACTTTGGCAGCACTAGCTCCTCCCCGCCAGTCTCTCCTGCCCCCTCGGACCGCTCGCTAGCTGGGATGAGCCCAGACGAGCCGAGCTGTAATGGAGACTCATTTGGGGAGATG GTAAGCTCTCCCCTCACCCAGCTaagcctccatccctccccacaGCACTGTGGCACTATCAAAGAGGAGTTGAGTGGCTCGGCCCCAACAGCCTGCCAATTCTCCATGGCTGCTCTGCAGAAACGCCTGCAAGTAGCACCCCCGTCTGTGAACAAGGACCAGATGCTGCAGGAGAAGGACAAGCAGATCGAGGCGCTGACGTGCATGCTAAGACAGAAACAGCGGCTGGTGGAGACCCTGCGCGTCCAGCTGGAACAAGGCAAGAGAGGGGGCCGGGATGCCCCCCCAGAACCCCTGAGCCTTGTCAGGGTGAAGGAAGAGCCCCCAGACATCCCCAGCATCCCCTCCACATTTTGCCCCATTGCCTGCTCCCCGACACCTTCCCAGTGCCACATGGAGGTCACCAAGATGACCATCAAGCAGGAGGTCGGGGATGTGGAAGAGGCCGTAGAGCCGTCCTTGGAAGCCCCACCTCAGCAGGTGCAGCTGGAGAAGATCCAGGCACAGCAGCTGGAGCAGCTGAAGGTGCAGCAGACACAGCAGATCAACGCGCTGCAGCTGGCACAGCAGCAGGCCCTGCAGCAGCTGCTCCTACAGCAGAACCAGCAGAATCTGCAGAAACACCGCTCACAGCAGAGGAAGAAGAAGTCCCACAAGCAACAACTCAAGCAGCAGCAACAGCTACTCTCCCAACAACAACAGCAGATACAATCAAAGAACCAACAGCTGTTACAGTCAAAGCATCAACATCAGCAGATATTGCaggcacaacaacaacagcagcagctgaAGTCACAACAG GTGTCTCAGATGTTCCTCAATCAACAGTCGCGCTCCACCACTTCCTTCCCCTTGGATCTCCTCAAGACACACTCCACACCTACCCTGGTGACTGACAGCAACGGCAACCATTTCCTCATCGCACTAACCAATCACTGTGCCGAGAGCCACGGGAGTGATATGCCACAAGGCACTCCACAGGGCAAAGCATCCAATCGCATCATACTGCAG AGACTGCAGTCAACTCCCACCAAGCTGCCCAGTCAATCCCCTCTTCAGTTGTCCAGCAGTGACACCCAATCAAAACCGAAAACTCAACCAGGCCTCGTGAAACAGCCAACCAGAAAG GGACAGAAGGCGGGGCTGCAGATGTCAACCAATCACTCCCCAGGggtcgctctctccttctctgccccGCCCAATCTCCAGCCTTTCTTCCCCAATGATGACTCCTCCCCTTCTGAAAAagacacctccccctctcctccagctcaAACG GAGGATTTGAGTCCAGGTCTTGACCATGAACCCCTGTTCAGCCCTCCTTCTCCCAAACAGACGCCCTCCCCTAACCCACCGGATGACAAG TGGCTGGTTCAGGActtactcttctccctgtgtctTGCTCCCAGGATAATGGATCCACCCAGCATATGGACGACCTCTTCGACATCCTGA
- the LOC135554193 gene encoding myocardin-related transcription factor B-like isoform X1, which translates to MEAQAGEEPGPSGSAPASSDSAPSPHSEAVTNELQELSLQPAPNLLPLRDRKNVLQLKLQQRRTREELVSQGIMPPLKSPAAFHEQRRSLERARTEDYLKRKIRSRPERSELVRMHILEDHVPDGCWLANPLCAVCSETSVEPSLQAKQLQLKRARLADDLNDKISHRPGPMELIHKNILPVHSSIKQAIIETDFPKVAGEISSFDEDSSDTLSPEQPIGQESPLGHGPLPSPPDVLACNSTPTQFLTQVPPPPPPLPPFHGPCQPVKLSNGTAVLRTAPVLIKSQPKPTSERPLQRSKKPKDNKPKVRKLKYHQYIPPDQKADHEPPPQLDSTYAKILHQQQLFLQLQILNQQQQHYNYHTILPAPPKPLTDQPPPTNGPSPSPAVPASSTSSSSQSAPSRQNVTHVGGATPGCLPPNLDDLKVAELKHELKLRSLPVSGTKNDLIERLRNYQAQQNSRGGGSATTTTAGGATGPWAGASKTNHPTQQQQKQLLKQQQQQLSQQQALSSVVHQSGDAGVVTLATFPFMTTAPQQIMHFGSTSSSPPVSPAPSDRSLAGMSPDEPSCNGDSFGEMVSSPLTQLSLHPSPQHCGTIKEELSGSAPTACQFSMAALQKRLQVAPPSVNKDQMLQEKDKQIEALTCMLRQKQRLVETLRVQLEQGKRGGRDAPPEPLSLVRVKEEPPDIPSIPSTFCPIACSPTPSQCHMEVTKMTIKQEVGDVEEAVEPSLEAPPQQVQLEKIQAQQLEQLKVQQTQQINALQLAQQQALQQLLLQQNQQNLQKHRSQQRKKKSHKQQLKQQQQLLSQQQQQIQSKNQQLLQSKHQHQQILQAQQQQQQLKSQQVSQMFLNQQSRSTTSFPLDLLKTHSTPTLVTDSNGNHFLIALTNHCAESHGSDMPQGTPQGKASNRIILQRLQSTPTKLPSQSPLQLSSSDTQSKPKTQPGLVKQPTRKGQKAGLQMSTNHSPGVALSFSAPPNLQPFFPNDDSSPSEKDTSPSPPAQTEDLSPGLDHEPLFSPPSPKQTPSPNPPDDKDNGSTQHMDDLFDILIQTGEISATFKPAPDPSLARLRPNTPSPSHSQAPSPLQLQLHFSPSTPHEPETHQPDQGEEEELQAPATHHQVVSHTGSGRLEDFLESTTGKPLLGVEPGGPLTLIDDLHNQMLSTPSILDHTSSPMDTYELSGYTANPPGLDFGDHALDSMDWLDITMGGASNEIAGLAPLGPLGPHTPPSVFSADFLDSSDLQLHWDACL; encoded by the exons TGCTCCAGCTCAAACTCCAGCAGAGACGGACCCGTGAGGAGCTGGTCAGTCAGGGGATCATGCCAC cgctGAAAAGTCCAGCTGCCTTCCACGAACAGAGACGAAGTTTAGAGCGAGCGCGG aCTGAAGACTACCTAAAGAGGAAGATCCGAAGTCGGCCGGAGAGGTCGGAGCTGGTCAGGATGCACATTCTGGAGG ATCACGTGCCTGATGGTTGTTGGCTGGCTAACCcgctgtgtgctgtgtgttcaGAGACGTCGGTGGAACCCTCCCTCCAGGCAAAACAACTGCAGCTGAAGAGGGCCCGTCTGGCTGACGACCTCAACGACAAGATCTCCCACCGGCCCGGCCCCATGGAGCTCATTCACAAGAACATCCTGCCTGTACACAGCAGCATCAAACAAGCTATCATAG AGACAGACTTCCCCAAGGTTGCTGGGGAGATATCCTCCTTTGATGAGGACAGTAGTGATACTCTCTCTCCTGAGCAGCCCATTGGTCAGGAGTCTCCGCTGGGCCACggccctctgccctctccccccGACGTCCTAGCTTGCAACAGCACCCCCACACAGTTTCTCACTCAggttcctccaccacctcctcctcttcctcccttccatgGGCCCTGCCAACCAGTGAAGTTGAGCAATGGGACAGCAGTTCTGAGAACCgcccctgtactgatcaag TCCCAGCCAAAGCCCACCTCAGAGCGCCCCCTTCAGCGATCCAAGAAGCCCAAGGACAACAAGCCCAAGGTGAGGAAGCTGAAGTACCACCAGTACATCCCCCCGGACCAGAAGGCCGACCACGAGCCGCCCCCTCAGCTGGACTCCACCTACGCCAAGATCCTCCACCAGCAGCAGCTCTTTCTCCAGCTGCAGATCCTCAACCAGCAGCAGCAACACTATAACTACCACACCATCCTTCCTGCACCACccaa ACCACTAACAGATCAACCACCTCCCACCAAtggcccctctccttctccggcCGTGCCCGCTTCCTCGACATCCTCCTCCAGTCAAAGTGCACCAAGCCGGCAGAATGTCACACATGTGGGAGGGGCCACACCAGGTTGTTTGCCTCCTAACCTGGATGACCTGAAG GTGGCTGAACTGAAGCATGAGCTCAAACTGCGGAGCTTGCCTGTATCAGGCACCAAGAATGACCTCATCGAGCGGTTGAGGAACTACCAGGCTCAGCAGAACAGTCGGGGTGGTGGTAGTGCAACAACTACAACAGCAGGGGGTGCCACAGGGCCCTGGGCCGGAGCTTCCAAAACCAACCacccaacacaacaacaacaaaaacaactactaaaacagcagcaacaacaacttTCCCAACAGCAGGCCCTGTCGTCTGTGGTCCACCAATCAGGAGATGCAGGTGTGGTAACCTTGGCAACCTTCCCGTTCATGACCACTGCTCCACAGCAGATCATGCACTTTGGCAGCACTAGCTCCTCCCCGCCAGTCTCTCCTGCCCCCTCGGACCGCTCGCTAGCTGGGATGAGCCCAGACGAGCCGAGCTGTAATGGAGACTCATTTGGGGAGATG GTAAGCTCTCCCCTCACCCAGCTaagcctccatccctccccacaGCACTGTGGCACTATCAAAGAGGAGTTGAGTGGCTCGGCCCCAACAGCCTGCCAATTCTCCATGGCTGCTCTGCAGAAACGCCTGCAAGTAGCACCCCCGTCTGTGAACAAGGACCAGATGCTGCAGGAGAAGGACAAGCAGATCGAGGCGCTGACGTGCATGCTAAGACAGAAACAGCGGCTGGTGGAGACCCTGCGCGTCCAGCTGGAACAAGGCAAGAGAGGGGGCCGGGATGCCCCCCCAGAACCCCTGAGCCTTGTCAGGGTGAAGGAAGAGCCCCCAGACATCCCCAGCATCCCCTCCACATTTTGCCCCATTGCCTGCTCCCCGACACCTTCCCAGTGCCACATGGAGGTCACCAAGATGACCATCAAGCAGGAGGTCGGGGATGTGGAAGAGGCCGTAGAGCCGTCCTTGGAAGCCCCACCTCAGCAGGTGCAGCTGGAGAAGATCCAGGCACAGCAGCTGGAGCAGCTGAAGGTGCAGCAGACACAGCAGATCAACGCGCTGCAGCTGGCACAGCAGCAGGCCCTGCAGCAGCTGCTCCTACAGCAGAACCAGCAGAATCTGCAGAAACACCGCTCACAGCAGAGGAAGAAGAAGTCCCACAAGCAACAACTCAAGCAGCAGCAACAGCTACTCTCCCAACAACAACAGCAGATACAATCAAAGAACCAACAGCTGTTACAGTCAAAGCATCAACATCAGCAGATATTGCaggcacaacaacaacagcagcagctgaAGTCACAACAG GTGTCTCAGATGTTCCTCAATCAACAGTCGCGCTCCACCACTTCCTTCCCCTTGGATCTCCTCAAGACACACTCCACACCTACCCTGGTGACTGACAGCAACGGCAACCATTTCCTCATCGCACTAACCAATCACTGTGCCGAGAGCCACGGGAGTGATATGCCACAAGGCACTCCACAGGGCAAAGCATCCAATCGCATCATACTGCAG AGACTGCAGTCAACTCCCACCAAGCTGCCCAGTCAATCCCCTCTTCAGTTGTCCAGCAGTGACACCCAATCAAAACCGAAAACTCAACCAGGCCTCGTGAAACAGCCAACCAGAAAG GGACAGAAGGCGGGGCTGCAGATGTCAACCAATCACTCCCCAGGggtcgctctctccttctctgccccGCCCAATCTCCAGCCTTTCTTCCCCAATGATGACTCCTCCCCTTCTGAAAAagacacctccccctctcctccagctcaAACG GAGGATTTGAGTCCAGGTCTTGACCATGAACCCCTGTTCAGCCCTCCTTCTCCCAAACAGACGCCCTCCCCTAACCCACCGGATGACAAG GATAATGGATCCACCCAGCATATGGACGACCTCTTCGACATCCTGATTCAGACAGGAG aaaTCTCAGCAACCTTCAAACCAGCGCCCGACCCTTCCCTGGCGCGATTGCGCCCCAACACCCCTTCCCCTTCCCACTCTCaggccccctcccctctccagctGCAACTCCACTTCTCGCCCTCCACCCCACACGAACCCGAGACCCACCAGCCAGAccaaggggaggaggaggagctgcagGCGCCTGCCACCCATCATCAGGTTGTAAGCCACACTGGAAGTGGACGTCTGGAGGACTTCTTGGAGAGCACCACGGGCAAACCCCTCCTGGGGGTGGAGCCTGGCGGGCCCCTGACCCTGATTGACGACCTTCACAATCAAATGCTAAGCACCCCCAGCATCCTGGACCACACATCCTCGCCCATGGACACCTATGAGCTGTCGGGCTACACGGCCAACCCCCCTGGCCTGGACTTCGGAGACCATGCCCTGGACAGCATGGATTGGCTGGATATCACCATGGGAGGAGCGAGCAACGAGATTGCAGGGCTCGCCCCACTGGGTCCCTTGGGCCCCCACACTCCCCCTAGCGTCTTCTCAGCAGACTTTCTGGACAGTTCAGACCTGCAGCTCCACTGGGACGCCTGCTTATAG